Proteins from a genomic interval of Canis lupus familiaris isolate Mischka breed German Shepherd unplaced genomic scaffold, alternate assembly UU_Cfam_GSD_1.0 chrUn_S1600H1790, whole genome shotgun sequence:
- the LOC119878415 gene encoding collagen alpha-1(I) chain-like — protein MVIFFLAWFRLYVPSLTSETCLSRPGSPARRARPPFRAAAGPDGRTDGRTGFPRLPRPGRTGVRAVRGRVLPGPSAVPGPRGEIRGALTASPPGSVPLSFAPVVGCHLAAAFIERVPSGGSAATGKEQLWCRFPGAEFQEEGGSGASVRLSPGPRRAMRSPEIGPPELRGSVAVAAVAAVASASLPEEAVRAAWVGRPAPAGGSSSARADRPGPPRGRGTGCVPPSVLWLRAIFGPSFRVTRLSPVVTPWRRGPV, from the exons ATGGTCATCTTCT TCCTCGCCTGGTTTCGGCTCTACGTTCCCTCCCTGACCTCGGAAACGTGCCTGAGTCGTCCCGGGAGCCCCGCGCGGCGAGCGCGACCCCCTTTCCGGGCGGCAGCGGGcccggacggacggacggacggacggacgggtTTTCCAAGGCTCCCCCGCCCCGGGAGGACGGGGGTTCGCGCGGTGCGCGGCCGTGTGCTCCCGGGGCCCTCCGCCGTCCCCGGGCCGAGAGGCGAGATCCGAGGCGCCCTGACGGCCTCGCCGCCCGGATCTGTCCCGCTGTCGTTCGCGCCGGTTGTCGGGTGCCACCTGGCGGCCGCTTTTATAGAGCGTGTCCCCTCCGGAGGCTCGGCGGCGACAGGCAAGGAACAGCTTTGGTGTCGGTTTCCCGGGGCCGAGTTCCAGGAGGAGGGCGGCTCCGGCGCGAGCGTCCGGCTGTCGCCGGGGCCTCGGCGCGCGATGCGCTCGCCGGAGATTGGACCTCCGGAGCTGCGAGGGAGTGTCGCCGTCGCCGCTGTCGCCGCTGTCGCCTCCGCCTCGCTCCCGGAGGAGGCCGTGCGGGCCGCCTGGGTGGGTCGACCAGCACCCGCCGGTGGCTCCTCCTCCGCCCGCGCGGACCGACCTGGGCCGCCTCGGGGGCGGGGGACAGGGTGTGTCCCGCCGTCCGTCCTGTGGCTCCGGGCGATCTTCGGGCCTTCCTTCCGTGTCACTCGGTTGTCTCCCGTGGTCACGCCCTGGCGACGGGGACCGGTCTGA